The genomic segment TCCGCAGGATCATCATCCGAAAGATACATAGGAAAAAGTAGGTGTGGTGCAAAAGCGATAGCATTTCTTTCGATAACAGCGAAGCGGCTATAAATCTTGGCTCTTTCAGTGTTTTTTTCTACATCACCCGCATAAGGTGAGCAGATATACACGAGCGGTTTGAAGACCTTGTCTTCCTTTTTGATGTTTGTCAGCGCCTCGTATGCGGTAGGGTCGGGATAGCCTTCACTGTTTTTCTTGTCCACTCCGCCGGTACCATATTTACATCTCATCTGTTCGTTCATAAGCGAACCTCCTTATTAAGATTCGAGCGGCATAAAAGTCCCTCTACCAGTCCCAGGACAGAAAGTACCGCTTTGAACGAACTTTTGAAAATAAATTTTTCCTTCCTTATTTAAGCGACAGCAGACCTAAAAATCTGCTGTCTTTTTTCGTTCATTTTCGTTTTAAGTGTCCTGGGATTAGTGAAGGACATGAAAAATGTGTGGCCTGAAAAAATCACAAAAGATTTTTCGTTCAAACCACACAAAACTGTCCTGGGACTATTAGAGAGGGAGCACTCCTCTCGGAAAGGGAGGTAACACAATGCAGACACAGACGAATGTAGAGGCTTCAAAAGATCAGCAGTTTGATGAAGATCTTGCTGACACCCTCACAGCCATAAGCGTTGTATCCAAGAGACTGGCTCAGAAAATCAAAGCCTTGTCTGCAAAGGAACAAGAAAAGAAGGAAGGAGGTACTCCAAATGAGCAAGATGAGTGAACTTAGTCAGGTTCTTTCTGAACTTAGGGACTGCGGCAAAACTCTCATTAACATTGCTGACTCGCTTACAGAGATTTTTTCAAGTTCAGGTGACGAGCCCGAAAATGTTATGGAAGCACCCGCAATACCGACAGAGGAACCGAAACCAGAGTATTCGTTCTTAGATGTTCGCAAGAAGTTTGCAGAAATGTCCAGAGCCGGATACACAGAAGCGCTTAAGGGACTTCTGAAAAAATACGGTGCAGATAAGCTCTCCAGCGTAGACCCGTCACAGTATGCCGCATTACTTGCGGATGCGGAGGCAATTAAATGAGCGTAAAACATGCACTGCTTTCAGCCTCATCCGCACACAAGTGGATTGCTTGCCCACCATCGGCTCTACTTAGTAAGAAGTTTGAAGATGCGTCCAGTAGCTTTGCACAAGAAGGCACTGATGCCCATACACTCGCACAGTACAAGCTTGAAAAACTGCTGGGACTTGACACAAAGGACCCGACTGAATCTTTAAGCTTCTATGATGAGGAAATGAACAGCCATGCCGAATACTATGCAGCCTTTGTACTTGAACAGCTTGAGAAAGCAAAAGAAACCTGTGCTGATCCTCAGATACTTATTGAGCAGAAGCTCGATTTCTCGAAATATGTCCCGGAAGGTTATGGTCATGTTGACTGTTTGATTATTGCAGACGGCACTCTTACCGTAATTGACTACAAATACGGGCTTGGAATCAAGGTTTCAG from the Pelotomaculum isophthalicicum JI genome contains:
- a CDS encoding DUF4406 domain-containing protein → MNEQMRCKYGTGGVDKKNSEGYPDPTAYEALTNIKKEDKVFKPLVYICSPYAGDVEKNTERAKIYSRFAVIERNAIAFAPHLLFPMYLSDDDPAERELALFMDIVFLGKCNELWVFGENITKGMQMEIDKAKKRRMTIRYFAEDMEEVETCN
- a CDS encoding DNA ligase, with the protein product MSKMSELSQVLSELRDCGKTLINIADSLTEIFSSSGDEPENVMEAPAIPTEEPKPEYSFLDVRKKFAEMSRAGYTEALKGLLKKYGADKLSSVDPSQYAALLADAEAIK